A stretch of Vigna angularis cultivar LongXiaoDou No.4 chromosome 4, ASM1680809v1, whole genome shotgun sequence DNA encodes these proteins:
- the LOC108330679 gene encoding transcription termination factor MTERF6, chloroplastic/mitochondrial, giving the protein MEITSSMMWFFKDKGFDDNSVQGIFRRCRRLEDVHQERASENWEYLRSIGIEERKLPSIVSKCPKILALDLYDKIMPTVECLRTLGTKPREVATAIAKFPHILSNSVEEKLCPLLAFFQALGIPEKHIGKMILLNPRLISYSIETKLTEIVNFLASLGLNKDGMIGKVIVKDPYIMGYSVEKRLRPTSQFLKSIGLSEQDLQAVAVKFPAILSRDVNKLLVPNYAYLNRRGFQERQVVALVVGFPPILIKSIQNSLEPRFKFLVDVMGRQVDEVVDYPCFFHHGLKRRIEPRYKLLKEKNLNCSLSEMLDCNKKKFFMKFGLLEGQALSN; this is encoded by the coding sequence ATGGAGATCACGAGCAGTATGATGTGGTTTTTCAAAGATAAAGGGTTTGATGACAACAGTGTGCAAGGAATTTTCCGACGGTGTAGGCGCCTTGAGGATGTGCATCAGGAAAGAGCCAGTGAGAATTGGGAGTATTTGAGAAGCATTGGCATTGAAGAAAGAAAGTTGCCCTCAATTGTTTCAAAATGCCCCAAAATTCTTGCGCTGGATCTTTATGACAAGATTATGCCCACGGTTGAATGTCTCAGGACCCTGGGAACAAAACCACGTGAGGTTGCTACTGCCATAGCCAAGTTCCCTCACATACTCTCAAACAGTGTGGAAGAGAAGCTTTGTCCCCTTTTGGCCTTCTTTCAGGCTTTGGGTATTCCTGAAAAGCATATTGGCAAAATGATACTGCTCAATCCTAGGCTTATAAGTTACAGCATTGAAACAAAATTGACTGAAATTGTGAACTTTCTTGCTAGCCTTGGTCTCAATAAAGATGGAATGATTGGAAAAGTTATAGTCAAGGACCCCTATATTATGGGTTATAGTGTTGAGAAAAGACTCCGCCCTACTTCACAGTTCCTCAAATCAATAGGTCTGAGTGAGCAGGATCTTCAAGCAGTGGCTGTGAAGTTCCCAGCAATCTTGAGTAGAGATGTGAACAAGCTTTTGGTACCCAATTATGCGTATCTAAATAGACGAGGATTTCAAGAAAGACAGGTAGTTGCTTTGGTGGTTGGTTTTCCTCCTATATTGATCAAGAGCATTCAGAATTCATTAGAACCAAGGTTCAAATTTTTAGTGGATGTGATGGGAAGACAAGTTGATGAAGTTGTTGATTATCCTTGTTTCTTTCACCATGGCCTCAAGAGAAGAATAGAGCCGCGGTACAAACTTCTAAAGGAGAAGAATTTAAATTGTAGCTTGAGTGAAATGTTGGATTGCAACAAGAAGAAGTTCTTCATGAAGTTTGGTTTGTTAGAAGGACAAGCCTTGAGTAACTAG